In Cicer arietinum cultivar CDC Frontier isolate Library 1 chromosome 7, Cicar.CDCFrontier_v2.0, whole genome shotgun sequence, a single window of DNA contains:
- the LOC101512185 gene encoding subtilisin-like protease SBT5.4: MNYLTCLYRKLIGARYFYKGYEASKGQNASFNSARDFEGHGSHTLSTAGGNVVNGVNVFGYGNGTASGGSPKARVATYKVCWDGCYGADILAGFEAAIHDGVDVISMSLGGDPQEYFQNGISIGSFHAVSNNIVVVGSGGNSGPTLETVANLEPWMFTIAASTIDRDLASNYVTLGNKKIFKGASLSGINLPQNKMYPLISAADAKLDNVSAVDSLLCKEGTIDPHKVNGKILVCLRGENTRIDKGVQASRAGAIGMILANDEASGNQINPDPHFLPASHVNFTVGNFIFKYINSTKFPVAYISKVITRFGVNPTPIMAAFSSRGPNFIEPSILKPDITAPGVNIIAAYSKAVSPTEQTFDKRRIPYITMSGTSMSCPHVAGLVGLLKSLHPTWSPAAIKSAIMTTATTKDNMGKHMLDSSLDRATPFAYGAGHVRPNRAADPGLVYDLNITDYLNFLCGHGYTSSQLTVFYGRPYECPKSFNLVDFNYPAITIPDFKVGHSLNVTRILTNVGSPSNYKVRIQAPPEFLVSVEPSRLRFTKKGEKREFKVTLTLKPKSKYITDYVFGKLTWTNGKHRVATPIAITYPQ, from the exons ATGAATTACCTTACATGTCTTTATAGGAAGCTTATTGGAgcaagatatttttataaaggtTATGAGGCATCAAAAGGCCAAAATGCATCATTCAATAGTGCACGTGATTTTGAAGGTCATGGTTCACATACATTATCAACAGCTGGAGGTAATGTTGTTAATGGAGTAAATGTATTTGGTTATGGTAACGGAACAGCAAGTGGTGGATCTCCAAAAGCACGTGTTGCAACCTATAAAGTTTGTTGGGATGGATGTTATGGGGCTGATATTTTGGCTGGTTTTGAAGCTGCCATACATGATGGTGTTGATGTGATTTCAATGTCTTTGGGTGGTGATCCTCAAGAATATTTTCAAAACGGAATTTCAATAGGCTCATTTCATGCAGTTTCCAACAACATCGTTGTGGTTGGTTCTGGAGGAAACTCAGGACCTACTCTTGAAACTGTTGCAAATTTGGAACCTTGGATGTTCACAATTGCTGCAAGCACAATTGATAGAGATTTGGCAAGTAATTATGTTACACTTGgtaacaagaaaatatttaag GGAGCTAGTCTTTCCGGGATAAACTTACCACAAAATAAGATGTATCCATTGATAAGTGCTGCTGATGCCAAACTTGATAATGTGTCTGCCGTAGATAG tcTTCTTTGCAAGGAAGGAACTATTGACCCTCATAAGGTTAACGGAAAAATATTGGTATGTCTTCGAGGTGAGAATACTAGAATTGACAAGGGTGTACAAGCTTCTCGTGCGGGTGCTATTGGAATGATTTTGGCTAATGATGAGGCATCAGGGAATCAAATTAATCCTGACCCTCATTTTCTTCCTGCTTCACATGTCAACTTTACCGTTggcaatttcatttttaaatacaTCAATAGCACAAA GTTCCCTGTGGCTTACATTTCTAAAGTTATAACACGATTTGGTGTAAATCCAACACCAATTATGGCAGCATTTTCATCAAGAGGCCCAAATTTCATTGAGCCTTCAATCCTCAAG CCTGACATTACGGCACCAGGTGTCAACATAATTGCAGCTTATAGCAAAGCTGTATCACCTACAGAACAAACATTTGATAAGCGTAGAATTCCTTATATTACTATGTCAGGAACTTCAATGTCATGTCCTCATGTTGCTGGTCTTGTTGGGCTACTTAAATCTCTTCATCCTACTTGGAGTCCAGCTGCTATCAAGTCAGCAATCATGACCACAG CAACAACAAAAGACAATATGGGCAAGCATATGTTAGACTCATCATTAGACAGGGCAACACCTTTTGCATATGGTGCCGGGCACGTTCGACCAAATCGTGCAGCGGATCCAGGACTTGTATATGACCTGAACATTACTGATTATTTGAACTTTTTATGTGGTCATGGATACACTAGTTCTCAACTTACAGTGTTCTATGGAAGACCTTACGAATGTCCAAAGTCCTTCAATCTAGTAGATTTCAATTATCCAGCCATCACAATTCCTGATTTTAAAGTTGGACATTCTCTGAACGTTACTCGTATTCTAACCAATGTCGGGTCTCCAAGTAACTATAAAGTGCGCATCCAAGCACCCCCAGAGTTTCTAGTTTCAGTTGAGCCTTCAAGACTTAGATTTACGAAAAAGGGTGAAAAAAGAGAGTTCAAGGTTACATTAACCTTGAAGCCAAAAAGTAAGTATATCACTGATTACGTCTTTGGGAAGTTGACTTGGACTAATGGAAAACATCGGGTCGCAACTCCTATTGCTATAACTTATCCACAATAG
- the LOC140918648 gene encoding subtilisin-like protease Glyma18g48580, with the protein MNNQVLITSPSLLDSKLATDSHYDFLGSFVGSTEKAKEAIFYSYNRYINGFAAILDDDEAANVAKHPNVVSIFLNKKYELHTTRSWEFLGLERNGGFPKDSLWHKSLGEDIIIGNLDTGVWPESQSFSDEGFGPIPKKWRGICQVAQNNKDKFHCNRSSCSL; encoded by the exons GATCACAAGTCCTTCATTACTTGATAGTAAATTAGCTACGGACTCTCACTATGATTTTCTTGGATCATTCGTTGGAAG TACCGAGAAGGCCAAAGAAGCAATATTTTATTCTTATAATAGATATATCAATGGCTTTGCTGCAATACTTGATGACGATGAAGCAGCAAATGTTGCAA AGCATCCAAATGTAGTATCaatattcttaaataaaaaatatgaactaCACACAACCCGGTCGTGGGAATTCCTTGGGTTAGAGAGAAATGGTGGATTTCCAAAGGATTCATTGTGGCATAAATCACTTGGTGAAGACATTATTATTGGAAATTTGGACACAG GTGTTTGGCCGGAATCCCAGAGTTTTAGTGATGAAGGGTTTGGACCAATTCCAAAAAAATGGCGTGGAATCTGTCAAGTTGctcaaaataataaagataaatttcACTGCAATAGGTCTTCTTGCTCTCTATAA